A single genomic interval of Megalobrama amblycephala isolate DHTTF-2021 linkage group LG17, ASM1881202v1, whole genome shotgun sequence harbors:
- the LOC125250344 gene encoding NACHT, LRR and PYD domains-containing protein 3-like, with the protein MKGKAEHIFEGMKENEALLKDVYTELFITEGDMKDVNQEHEILKIDDAFKNKKTENKPIKCNDIFTLLRGKNEKKIVLTKGVAGVGKTVSVHKFILDWAEGKANDFVDCVFLLPFRDINLMTNEDYSLHELLLEFYPELKDLEKSKLYKECKIAFIFDGLDESRLPLNFNSRSLNSAEKISSIDVLFTSLVKGILLPSALVWVTSRPAAANQIPPQYVGLYTEVQGFTDQQKEEYFRNRITNETQASRIISHIKMSRSLYIMCHIPVFCWITATVLQDILTGNNTENISTTLTEMYIHFLLIQMNMKSQKYDKQEERQRTKLLDSNEEIILKLAKLAFEQLKKDNIVFYEKDLEACGIDVSKDTEFTGMIAEIFKKEHGLHATKVFCFVHLSVQEFLAAVHVFLCYLNKNKQELQFFFDEPEENITLQELLKKAVDKAMKSERGHLDLFLRFLLGISMESSQNLLKGLITHTDVTTESIKQTTKYIKRKLSWYTSDEASVNLFYCLLELKDNSLYEEIQRYLSSGEHPGRELSSSMCTVLTYILLMSEKVLDEINPKRFTSSSNYKRFVPAVRCCRKALFNGCGLDETCCETVSSVLQSSNSHLTEWDLSCNHLKDSGVMLLSDGLKSSHCQLNILRLFGCNLTGQSCESLSLALQSSNSVLRELDLSNNDLQNSGVKLLSDGLKSPNCQLQILRLSGCMVTEEGCGYVSSALSSNPSHLRELDLSYNHPGDSGVKLLSDTLNHPNYRLNKLKYVKHEE; encoded by the exons ATGAAGGGGAAAGCAGAGCATATTTTTGAAGGCATGAAAGAAAATGAAGCACTTCTTAAGGATGTTTACACAGAACTGTTCATCACAGAGGGAGATATGAAAGATGTCAATCAGGAACATGAGATTCTGAAGATTGATGATGctttcaagaacaaaaaaacagaaaacaaaccaatcaaatGCAATGATATATTTACTTTACTAAGAggtaaaaatgagaaaaagattGTGCTGACCAAGGGAGTCGCTGGCGTTGGAAAAACTGTCTCTGTGCACAAGTTCATCCTGGACTGGGCAGAAGGAAAAGCCAATGATTTTGTTGACTGTGTATTCCTGCTTCCATTCCGAGACATTAACTTGATGACAAATGAGGATTACAGTCTCCATGAGCTTCTGCTGGAATTTTATCCTGAACTGAAGGACCTGGAGAAATCAAAATTATATAAGGAATGCAAGATAGCATTTATATTTGATGGACTTGATGAGAGTCGCCTGCCTTTGAATTTTAACAGTAGATCATTGAACTCTGCTGAGAAAATATCATCTATAGATGTGCTGTTCACAAGTCTGGTCAAAGGGATTCTGCTTCCATCAGCTCTCGTCTGGGTTACCTCACGAccagcagcagccaatcagatccctCCTCAGTATGTGGGTTTGTACACAGAGGTGCAAGGATTCACTGACCAACAGAAGGAAGAGTACTTCAGAAATAGAATCACAAATGAGACTCAGGCCTCCAGAATCATCTCACACATTAAGATGTCTCGTAGCCTctacatcatgtgccacattCCTGTGTTCTGCTGGATCACAGCCACAGTACTTCAGGATATTCTCACCGGCAACAATACAGAGAACATCAGCACAACACTCACTGAAATGTATATTCACTTCCTGCTGATACAGATGAACATGAAGAGCCAGAAGTATGATAAGCAAGAAGAAAGACAACGTACAAAACTCTTAGATTCGAATGAAGAAATTATTTTGAAGTTAGCCAAGCTAGCGTTTGAACAGCTGAAGAAGGACAACATTGTGTTCTATGAGAAAGATCTGGAAGCATGTGGTATTGATGTGAGTAAAGACACTGAGTTCACAGGAATGATCGCCGAGATCTTCAAGAAGGAACATGGGCTTCATGCGACAAAAGTCTTCTGCTTTGTGCATCTGAGTGTTCAAGAGTTTCTCGCTGCAGTGCATGTGTTCCTCTGTTACCTGAACAAGAACAAGCAGGAgcttcagtttttctttgatGAACCAGAAGAAAACATCACATTGCAGGAGCTACTAAAGAAGGCTGTTGATAAAGCCATGAAGAGTGAGAGAGGACATCTGGACCTGTTCCTGCGGTTTCTGCTGGGAATTTCAATGGAATCCAGTCAGAACCTGCTCAAAGGCCTGATCACACACACTGACGTCACCACAGAGAGCATCAAACAAACAACTAAATACATTAAACGAAAACTATCCTGGTATACCTCAGATGAAGCTTCAGTCAACCTATTCTACTGCTTACTTGAGCTCAAGGATAATTCATTATATGAGGAAATCCAAAGATACCTCAGTTCAGGTGAACATCCAGGAAGAGAACTCTCATCTTCAATGTGCACAGTGCTGACCTACATACTGCTGATGTCAGAGAAGGTGCTGGATGAGATAAACCCAAAGAGATTCACGTCATCTTCAAACTACAAGAGATTTGTTCCAGCTGTGAGATGTTGCAGAAAAGCCCT ATTTAATGGCTGTGGTCTTGATGAAACTTGCTGTGAAACTGTATCTTCAGTTCTACAATCATCAAACTCCCATCTGACCGAGTGGGACCTGAGCTGCAATCACCTGAAGGATTCAGGAGTTATGCTgctttctgatggactgaagagttcACACTGTCAACTGAATATACTGAG GCTATTTGGGTGTAATCTGACTGGTCAGTCCTGTGAAAGTTTGTCTTTAGCCCTACAATCCTCAAACTCTGTCCTGCGAGAactggacctgagtaacaacGACCTACAGAATTCTGGAGTGAAACttctttctgatggactgaagagtccaaactgtcagctACAGATACTGAG